The Amylolactobacillus amylophilus DSM 20533 = JCM 1125 genome contains a region encoding:
- a CDS encoding Veg family protein — protein MPITIASIKHQLDDHLGQSLTVVAQAGRKKVTRRKGTLRKTFPAVFVVELDQDENNFERVSYSYTDLLTKTIQLEFEEVI, from the coding sequence ATGCCTATAACAATAGCATCGATTAAGCACCAACTTGACGACCATCTTGGTCAGAGCTTGACTGTCGTCGCCCAAGCGGGAAGAAAGAAAGTGACCCGGCGTAAAGGAACACTACGAAAGACTTTCCCTGCGGTTTTCGTTGTTGAACTAGATCAAGACGAGAACAACTTCGAACGCGTAAGCTACAGCTACACGGATCTTTTGACCAAGACCATCCAACTCGAGTTCGAGGAAGTAATTTAA
- a CDS encoding DUF1934 domain-containing protein has translation MQLVQVRVKTTITQGPETESFEFSERGQLEELDGKFILNYRESGTIPVRIETMGNKVELKRGVAPANYSKLHFAVGQRVSTEYVVDGQTMEIATQTKSIKRSQPDVQSEKIVIEYDLYTGVNLVGNYFFELIFTK, from the coding sequence ATGCAATTAGTTCAGGTGAGAGTGAAAACGACGATTACACAGGGACCAGAAACGGAAAGCTTTGAGTTTTCGGAGCGCGGGCAACTGGAGGAACTAGATGGCAAATTTATCCTTAACTACCGTGAGTCGGGGACGATTCCGGTACGCATCGAGACGATGGGGAATAAGGTTGAATTAAAACGTGGTGTCGCCCCGGCCAACTATTCAAAGCTCCATTTTGCCGTTGGCCAAAGGGTAAGTACTGAGTATGTCGTCGATGGTCAGACAATGGAGATTGCTACACAGACCAAGTCTATCAAAAGAAGCCAGCCCGATGTGCAGTCGGAAAAGATTGTCATTGAGTACGATTTATACACTGGTGTAAACTTGGTGGGAAACTATTTCTTTGAATTGATTTTTACCAAATAA
- a CDS encoding lipoyl protein ligase domain-containing protein, with amino-acid sequence MLFEDSKDFLVLNQYFAKNEALDAIATSNVLLYLAGRLKRPILQFWTLNDTVILGHMDTKLKSLGRGLAVIEQNHFNYVVRNAGGLGVVSDAGILNASLYFPQQTGVSINAAYEATTKLTAGALSSFDVQVEQREVSTSYCPGTYDLSIGGLKFSGQAQRRAKDNIGIMLYYSVVGNQQARGQMMHDFYEQANRPAHPKLIFPSVDPNAMTNLADCISLANQTANEQLKQLILAQLLRQGNKYSEVTLESIIDNQFIYDFEQNLADLAKRMEALPHA; translated from the coding sequence GTGTTATTTGAAGATAGTAAAGACTTCCTGGTGCTCAACCAGTATTTTGCAAAGAACGAGGCGTTAGATGCTATCGCGACCTCTAATGTCTTACTCTACCTGGCTGGGAGGCTCAAACGTCCCATCCTCCAATTCTGGACTCTTAATGATACAGTAATTTTAGGGCATATGGATACAAAACTCAAATCACTTGGTCGCGGACTCGCCGTCATTGAGCAGAATCACTTCAATTATGTAGTGCGCAACGCCGGCGGCCTGGGCGTCGTTAGCGACGCCGGCATCCTAAACGCCTCATTATACTTTCCACAACAAACGGGCGTCTCCATCAACGCTGCCTATGAGGCGACAACGAAACTGACGGCGGGGGCGCTCAGTTCGTTTGATGTTCAGGTAGAGCAGAGAGAAGTCAGTACGTCCTACTGTCCTGGTACCTACGATCTGAGCATTGGCGGGCTCAAGTTCTCCGGCCAAGCGCAGCGGCGTGCAAAGGACAACATCGGCATCATGCTCTATTATAGCGTGGTTGGTAATCAACAAGCACGCGGGCAGATGATGCACGACTTCTATGAACAAGCAAATAGACCTGCACACCCCAAGCTGATTTTTCCAAGCGTCGATCCTAACGCGATGACTAATCTAGCGGACTGCATTTCGTTAGCAAATCAAACAGCAAACGAACAGCTCAAGCAACTGATTTTGGCCCAGCTTTTACGCCAAGGCAACAAATACTCAGAGGTCACGCTGGAATCAATCATCGATAATCAATTCATTTACGACTTCGAGCAGAATCTGGCTGACTTAGCCAAACGAATGGAGGCTCTTCCACATGCATAA
- a CDS encoding acyltransferase: MDFLRIFSAILVVMTHSLAPFAVQNIFYARLLNRFASVAVPIFFILSGYSVIYTVKRHPNISFLDIVKHDLKRLFLPYITWSLLYFAYLVLSHSARDYNIRYLITHILYGNMWYHTYFLLIMIIQYPISIMFYKLMQKYSKLIFMVLLISPIIVSLVTGIIPINFINRILWLSPLQWGIYFYIGIWLHEHNYLEHLSTPIVLTSYIILAITLTVALFIERLQTNQFVIYLEYYDPLLMTLATLIIFYKLGTWIIKILPQLHSPVKFLSSLTYTLYLSHPVILIIFNRIHFEPFNARGTFTLFVYFPIVLISAVVLATILNKSESVLLNFQTKYATAKKH, encoded by the coding sequence ATTGATTTTCTGAGGATATTTTCTGCTATTCTCGTTGTGATGACTCACTCATTAGCGCCGTTTGCCGTTCAAAATATTTTCTACGCCAGGTTACTCAATAGGTTTGCTAGCGTTGCTGTTCCAATCTTTTTTATTCTCAGTGGTTATTCAGTAATTTACACAGTCAAGAGACATCCTAATATCAGTTTCCTTGATATAGTAAAACATGACCTAAAAAGACTTTTTCTACCTTATATCACTTGGAGCCTACTATACTTTGCTTATCTCGTATTGAGTCATTCAGCTCGAGATTATAATATCAGGTACTTAATTACCCATATATTATATGGTAATATGTGGTACCATACCTATTTTTTGTTGATTATGATAATTCAATACCCAATTAGCATAATGTTTTACAAATTAATGCAAAAGTATAGTAAATTAATTTTCATGGTTCTCCTTATTTCACCAATCATCGTAAGCCTTGTTACAGGCATAATTCCTATTAACTTTATCAACCGTATATTGTGGTTAAGCCCATTACAATGGGGAATTTACTTTTATATTGGTATCTGGTTACATGAACATAATTATCTTGAACATCTAAGCACACCTATTGTTTTAACCAGCTACATAATACTTGCAATTACATTAACTGTTGCACTATTCATTGAACGATTACAGACCAATCAATTTGTAATATACCTTGAATACTATGATCCTTTACTTATGACTCTGGCCACATTGATTATCTTTTATAAACTAGGTACTTGGATCATAAAGATACTTCCACAGTTACATTCTCCAGTAAAATTTCTATCAAGCCTAACATATACTCTGTATCTTTCTCATCCAGTGATTCTAATTATTTTTAACAGAATACATTTCGAGCCGTTTAATGCACGCGGTACATTCACATTATTCGTTTATTTTCCAATTGTACTTATTTCCGCAGTTGTTTTAGCAACTATACTTAACAAGTCGGAATCCGTACTGCTAAATTTTCAAACCAAATATGCAACAGCAAAAAAGCATTGA
- a CDS encoding ribose-phosphate diphosphokinase, which yields MTQYADPNLKIFSLNSNEPLAKKIAQEVGVELGKSSVKKFSDGEIQINIDESIRGADVFIVQSTSAPVNDNLMEMLIMIDALKRASAKTINLVIPYYGYARQDRKSRAREPITAKLVANMISRAGATRVLALDLHAAQIQGFFDIPVDHLMGAPLLADYFLSNHLEGDAVVVSPDHGGVTRARKLAEFLKAPIAIVDKRRPKANVAEVMNIIGSVKGKRAILIDDMIDTAGTITLAAQALIDEGATEVYASCTHPVLSGPAIERIENSAIKKLIITDSINIPEEKRIDKMTVVSVGQLIGDAIKRIYENKPVSPLFETRFKSR from the coding sequence ATGACACAATACGCAGATCCAAATTTGAAGATTTTTTCACTGAACTCAAATGAACCTTTGGCCAAAAAAATTGCCCAAGAAGTTGGTGTTGAGCTTGGGAAATCGAGTGTCAAGAAATTTAGTGACGGCGAGATTCAGATCAATATTGACGAGTCGATTAGAGGGGCCGATGTCTTCATCGTCCAGTCTACTAGCGCACCTGTAAACGACAACCTGATGGAAATGTTAATCATGATTGATGCATTGAAACGCGCGTCGGCTAAAACAATCAACTTGGTGATCCCATATTATGGCTACGCTAGACAGGACAGAAAATCTCGTGCCAGAGAGCCAATTACAGCGAAGTTAGTTGCGAATATGATTAGCCGTGCTGGGGCAACCCGTGTGCTTGCACTTGATCTGCATGCAGCACAAATTCAAGGTTTCTTCGATATTCCGGTTGATCATCTGATGGGTGCCCCACTTTTGGCTGATTACTTCTTATCTAATCACTTAGAAGGGGATGCTGTGGTTGTTTCACCTGATCACGGTGGTGTGACGAGAGCACGTAAGTTGGCTGAGTTCTTGAAGGCCCCAATTGCGATTGTTGATAAGAGAAGGCCTAAGGCAAATGTGGCCGAGGTCATGAATATTATCGGTAGTGTCAAAGGTAAGCGTGCCATCCTGATTGATGACATGATTGACACGGCGGGGACAATTACTTTAGCCGCACAAGCGCTGATTGATGAGGGTGCAACAGAAGTCTATGCAAGTTGTACGCATCCGGTTCTGTCTGGCCCGGCCATCGAACGAATTGAGAATTCCGCAATTAAGAAGTTAATTATTACTGATTCAATTAACATTCCAGAAGAAAAACGGATTGATAAGATGACCGTCGTATCGGTTGGTCAATTAATCGGGGATGCCATCAAACGGATTTATGAGAATAAACCTGTTAGTCCATTGTTTGAAACAAGATTTAAGAGCAGATAA
- a CDS encoding CTP synthase — protein MTKYIFITGGVVSSLGKGIVSASLARLLKNRGLKVTMQKFDPYINIDPGTMSPYQHGEVFVTDDGTETDLDLGHYERFVDVNLNKYSNVTTGKIYSEVLQRERRGDYNGATVQVIPHITNMIKEKIMRAATTTDSDVILTEIGGTVGDIESLPFLEALRQMKADVGAENVMYIHTTLVPYLRAAGEMKTKPTQHSVKELRGIGIQPNMLVLRTEKPIEQGMKDKIASLTDVPLDAVIESVDAKHLYDVPLNLEKQKMDQVVVDFLGLDVPAADLKDWTNLTERVHNLKHTTKITLVGKYVELQDAYISVTEALKHAGYAYNSAIEIKKVKAEEITAENVQEKLGDLDGLIVPGGFGDRGLEGMIESIKYVRENDIPFLGVCLGMQMASVEFARNVVGLKDANTTEVDENVKNNVIDLMADQKDMENIGGTLRLGLYPATLKQGTKTAAAYDNQSVIQERHRHRYEFNNKYRAQFEEKGMVFSGTSPDNRLVEIIELPTNKFFIAAQYHPEFLSRPMRPEGLFKAFIGAASDLPESDFTK, from the coding sequence ATGACTAAATATATCTTTATTACTGGCGGTGTTGTTTCATCACTTGGTAAGGGAATTGTCTCAGCATCCCTAGCTCGTTTATTGAAGAATCGTGGCCTTAAGGTGACGATGCAGAAGTTCGATCCCTACATCAATATTGATCCAGGCACGATGAGCCCTTATCAACATGGTGAGGTCTTCGTGACTGATGATGGTACTGAGACCGACCTTGACTTGGGTCATTATGAGAGATTTGTGGATGTGAATCTCAACAAGTATTCTAACGTCACCACAGGTAAAATTTACTCCGAAGTTTTACAAAGAGAACGGCGCGGAGATTACAATGGCGCAACAGTACAGGTCATTCCACACATCACGAACATGATTAAAGAGAAAATTATGCGTGCTGCAACGACGACCGATTCAGACGTGATTTTGACAGAGATCGGTGGAACCGTTGGTGACATCGAATCACTGCCATTCCTCGAGGCACTTCGTCAAATGAAGGCAGATGTTGGCGCTGAAAACGTGATGTATATTCACACTACGCTAGTGCCGTACTTGCGTGCTGCTGGTGAGATGAAAACCAAGCCAACACAACATAGTGTGAAAGAATTACGGGGAATCGGTATTCAACCAAATATGTTGGTTCTAAGAACCGAGAAGCCAATTGAGCAGGGCATGAAGGATAAGATTGCTTCATTAACTGACGTGCCACTGGATGCCGTGATTGAATCCGTCGATGCTAAGCATCTGTACGATGTACCGTTGAATTTGGAGAAACAGAAGATGGATCAGGTTGTGGTCGACTTCCTCGGCTTAGATGTCCCAGCTGCCGATCTGAAGGACTGGACGAACCTTACTGAACGGGTTCATAACCTAAAACACACAACCAAAATCACGTTGGTAGGTAAGTACGTCGAGTTACAAGATGCCTACATTTCTGTGACAGAGGCTCTGAAACATGCTGGCTATGCTTACAATTCAGCGATTGAAATTAAGAAGGTTAAAGCTGAGGAAATCACGGCAGAAAACGTGCAAGAAAAATTGGGTGATTTGGATGGTCTAATCGTTCCCGGAGGCTTTGGCGATCGTGGACTTGAAGGCATGATTGAATCGATCAAGTATGTGCGTGAGAATGATATTCCATTTCTCGGTGTCTGCTTAGGGATGCAAATGGCTTCCGTAGAGTTTGCTAGAAACGTGGTCGGACTGAAAGATGCCAACACAACCGAAGTTGATGAGAACGTGAAGAACAACGTGATTGACCTGATGGCTGACCAAAAGGATATGGAAAATATCGGTGGTACTCTCCGTTTAGGCTTGTATCCTGCAACGTTGAAGCAAGGTACTAAGACAGCTGCTGCCTATGACAATCAAAGTGTCATTCAAGAACGTCACCGTCACCGCTACGAGTTTAATAACAAGTATCGTGCGCAATTTGAAGAGAAGGGCATGGTTTTCTCAGGGACTTCACCTGATAACCGGTTAGTCGAAATTATCGAATTACCTACGAACAAGTTCTTTATCGCAGCGCAATATCACCCAGAATTTCTTTCACGGCCAATGCGTCCAGAAGGTTTGTTCAAGGCGTTTATTGGTGCGGCAAGTGATCTACCTGAAAGTGACTTTACAAAATAA
- the mscL gene encoding large conductance mechanosensitive channel protein MscL has translation MIHEFKEFINRGNVLDMAVGVLIGGALSTLVKSLTSNLLNPLISIFLGSIDLSAIKFRIGSALFTVGNFLNDVISFIIIAFIVFLIVKFFNHFRKEKKDAGSISPTEQYLKEIRDLLQQSKTDTPEK, from the coding sequence ATGATACATGAATTTAAAGAGTTTATTAATCGAGGCAATGTGCTGGATATGGCCGTCGGTGTGCTGATTGGTGGTGCACTTTCAACGCTGGTTAAATCCCTCACCAGCAATCTTTTGAACCCACTAATCAGTATTTTCTTAGGATCAATCGACCTCTCCGCCATCAAATTTCGCATCGGCAGTGCGTTATTCACAGTTGGTAACTTTCTGAACGACGTGATTAGCTTCATCATTATCGCGTTCATCGTATTCTTAATCGTGAAGTTCTTCAATCACTTCAGGAAAGAAAAGAAGGATGCTGGCAGCATCTCACCAACTGAGCAGTACCTGAAGGAGATTCGGGATTTGTTGCAACAAAGTAAGACCGATACACCAGAAAAATAA
- the glmU gene encoding bifunctional UDP-N-acetylglucosamine diphosphorylase/glucosamine-1-phosphate N-acetyltransferase GlmU: MNNRYVIILAAGKGTRMKSKLYKVLHEVCGKSMVEHVVDQAEAVEPKQIVAIVGHGAAAVEEKLGERVSFARQAEQLGTGHAVLQASALLEQEQGSTLVINGDTPLLTAATFEQLFAAHDASDAKATVLTAVAPDPTGYGRVIRDAAGNVLKIVEQKDADEQEQAVQEINTGVFVFDNQALFKALHQVTNDNAQGEYYLTDVMEILRGQGESIGAYQTADFDETMGVNDRVALARANQLMQARINRAHMMNGVTFVDPANTYIDSTVQIGSDTVIEGGVVLKGRTVIGSDCQIQSGSRIVDSTIGNHVVVTSSTIEESIMHDHTDIGPNSHLRPESEIKSGAHIGNFVEVKKAVIGERSKVGHLTYVGDATIGKDVNVGCGVVFVNYDGVQKFHSTIGDKSFIGSNSNIISPVVMEPNSFVAAGSTITKDVPRHAMAIARSRQENKLDFWKRLPLGHDKNWN; encoded by the coding sequence ATGAATAATCGTTATGTCATCATTCTCGCGGCCGGTAAAGGCACTCGCATGAAATCAAAGTTATATAAGGTACTCCACGAAGTATGTGGGAAGAGCATGGTTGAACACGTAGTCGACCAGGCAGAAGCAGTTGAGCCAAAGCAAATTGTGGCCATTGTTGGTCACGGGGCGGCGGCTGTAGAAGAAAAGCTCGGCGAACGAGTTTCATTTGCTCGCCAGGCCGAACAACTAGGAACTGGCCACGCGGTTTTACAAGCAAGCGCGCTACTTGAACAGGAACAGGGAAGCACGCTAGTCATCAATGGTGATACACCACTGCTGACGGCAGCAACGTTTGAACAATTATTTGCCGCTCACGATGCGTCTGATGCTAAGGCAACCGTACTGACTGCCGTTGCGCCAGACCCTACCGGTTACGGACGTGTCATCCGTGATGCTGCCGGTAATGTATTGAAGATTGTCGAGCAAAAAGATGCCGACGAGCAAGAACAGGCAGTGCAGGAAATTAACACAGGCGTGTTCGTATTCGATAATCAGGCACTCTTCAAAGCCCTCCACCAAGTAACGAATGATAATGCTCAGGGCGAGTACTACTTGACCGATGTGATGGAAATTCTGCGTGGCCAAGGTGAGAGCATCGGTGCATATCAAACCGCTGACTTCGACGAAACGATGGGAGTCAACGACAGAGTAGCACTGGCGCGGGCCAACCAACTGATGCAGGCCCGAATTAATCGGGCACACATGATGAACGGTGTGACGTTCGTCGATCCAGCTAATACGTACATTGATAGTACGGTCCAAATTGGCAGCGATACAGTGATTGAGGGTGGCGTTGTGTTAAAAGGACGTACTGTGATTGGCTCAGATTGCCAGATCCAAAGCGGGTCACGAATTGTTGATTCGACGATTGGTAATCACGTGGTCGTAACTTCATCAACCATTGAGGAATCCATCATGCACGATCACACCGATATTGGACCAAACTCACACCTCAGACCTGAATCAGAAATTAAGTCTGGTGCTCATATTGGGAACTTCGTTGAAGTGAAAAAGGCAGTGATTGGCGAGCGTTCTAAGGTTGGCCATCTGACTTACGTGGGGGATGCCACGATTGGTAAGGACGTCAACGTCGGTTGTGGCGTGGTCTTCGTCAATTATGACGGTGTGCAGAAATTCCATTCGACAATTGGGGATAAGTCCTTCATCGGTAGTAACTCAAATATTATTTCACCCGTAGTGATGGAGCCGAATTCGTTTGTGGCAGCCGGTTCAACGATTACGAAGGACGTGCCACGTCACGCGATGGCGATTGCTCGCAGTAGGCAAGAGAACAAGCTTGATTTCTGGAAGCGTTTACCATTAGGACATGATAAAAATTGGAATTAG
- a CDS encoding HD domain-containing protein: MHNTAYNLVKLPKEKVFRDPVHNYIHVQYQVILDLIDTHEFQRLRRIKQLGTTSYTFHGAEHSRFEHCLGVYEITRKICDKFDRNFKKQTPGDGLWDESERIVALCAALLHDVGHGPYSHTFERLFNTNHEAITQQIITDETTEINRVLRTVAPDFPLKVASVIGKTYPNPQVVQMISSQADADRMDYLLRDAYFTGTQYGSFDLTRILRVIRPYAGGIAFDRGGMHAVEDYIVSRFQMYQQIYFHPVSRSMEVILDHLLKRAQDIYHDGQLEVVDQLAPFLAHNWTLADYLSLDDGVLNTNFGIWRHHPDPILSDLATRFLDRRPFKSVEFNDETVTLLPKMRELISQVGFDPEYYTAINDSFDLPYDSYDPHAENPKTQIEIMQDDGTLVELSEFSPLVRSIMGEQSGDARFFFPKTMLVKQHQTQIFEPIYQEFQQHIKNNQLIKLAND, encoded by the coding sequence ATGCATAATACGGCATACAACTTGGTCAAATTACCAAAAGAAAAGGTTTTTCGTGATCCAGTCCACAACTATATTCACGTTCAGTATCAGGTGATTCTTGACCTGATTGATACACACGAGTTCCAGCGACTGCGCCGCATCAAGCAGCTCGGAACGACCAGTTATACTTTCCACGGTGCAGAGCATTCTCGCTTTGAGCACTGCCTGGGCGTATATGAAATTACGCGCAAAATTTGCGATAAATTCGATCGTAATTTCAAAAAACAAACGCCAGGTGATGGTCTTTGGGACGAATCAGAACGCATCGTTGCCCTCTGTGCAGCCCTGTTGCACGACGTAGGTCATGGACCCTATTCCCACACTTTTGAGCGGCTCTTTAACACAAACCACGAGGCCATTACTCAGCAGATTATTACGGATGAGACCACAGAGATTAACCGGGTGCTCCGCACTGTCGCCCCAGACTTTCCTTTGAAGGTAGCCAGCGTGATTGGCAAAACTTACCCGAATCCCCAGGTCGTCCAGATGATTTCTAGTCAAGCAGATGCCGACCGCATGGATTATCTGTTGCGTGACGCGTACTTTACCGGTACACAATACGGTAGTTTCGATCTCACCAGAATTCTCCGCGTCATTCGCCCTTACGCAGGTGGCATCGCGTTTGACCGTGGCGGCATGCACGCAGTCGAAGACTACATCGTTTCCCGCTTTCAGATGTACCAGCAGATTTATTTCCATCCGGTGTCCCGCTCAATGGAAGTCATATTGGACCACCTCTTGAAGCGCGCCCAAGATATCTACCATGATGGTCAACTTGAGGTAGTCGATCAACTCGCCCCATTTCTGGCACACAACTGGACCTTAGCCGACTACCTGAGCCTCGATGACGGTGTGTTAAACACCAACTTCGGTATCTGGCGGCACCATCCGGACCCAATCCTCAGCGATCTTGCGACCCGGTTCCTCGACCGCCGCCCGTTCAAGTCGGTTGAATTCAACGACGAGACCGTCACATTACTACCTAAAATGCGGGAATTAATTAGTCAGGTAGGCTTCGACCCGGAATACTACACCGCCATCAACGATAGTTTCGACCTACCATATGACTCATACGACCCCCACGCAGAAAATCCGAAGACGCAGATTGAGATCATGCAGGATGATGGCACGCTGGTTGAGTTATCAGAGTTTAGCCCGTTAGTTCGCTCAATCATGGGTGAACAAAGTGGTGATGCTCGTTTCTTCTTCCCAAAGACGATGCTTGTTAAACAACACCAGACCCAGATTTTCGAACCAATTTACCAAGAGTTTCAACAACATATCAAGAATAATCAACTAATTAAGTTGGCCAACGACTAA
- the purR gene encoding pur operon repressor, protein MKRSERLVDMTSYLMARPHTLIALPFFAERYDVAKSSISEDLAIVKHTLAKHKNGILETVAGASGGVRYIPFVGRKIANNVLVNLSKKIDDSHRILPGGFVYLSDILGNPQTLRQIGELIATSFAFEEIDAVMTVETKGIPLAAAVSEFLNVPFVIVRRKAKITEGSTISVNYVASSSKRIEKMELAKRSLQPNSRVLIVDDFMKGGGTLTGMTELVKEFDCEVAGMAVLCETRSTEQKVIKDYLSLIDIEEVNVEQKMIKVHPGNFLMKTDWEVF, encoded by the coding sequence TTGAAACGCTCTGAAAGATTGGTCGATATGACAAGCTATCTCATGGCTCGGCCGCACACATTGATTGCTCTACCTTTTTTTGCCGAACGATACGATGTTGCAAAATCCTCAATAAGTGAGGATCTCGCAATCGTGAAGCACACGCTCGCTAAGCACAAGAACGGAATCCTTGAAACTGTTGCTGGTGCTAGTGGTGGTGTACGCTACATTCCTTTCGTGGGCCGCAAGATTGCCAATAATGTTTTAGTTAATTTAAGCAAAAAAATTGATGATAGCCACCGGATACTTCCTGGCGGCTTTGTTTACCTGTCTGATATCCTGGGCAATCCCCAGACTTTAAGGCAGATTGGTGAATTAATTGCTACTAGTTTTGCCTTTGAAGAGATTGACGCGGTAATGACCGTCGAGACCAAGGGAATCCCCCTTGCTGCGGCCGTGAGCGAATTTTTGAACGTGCCGTTCGTGATTGTCAGACGAAAGGCGAAGATTACAGAAGGTTCTACTATTAGTGTTAATTATGTAGCTAGCTCGTCCAAGAGAATTGAGAAAATGGAACTGGCAAAGAGAAGCCTGCAACCAAATTCACGCGTGCTCATCGTGGATGACTTCATGAAGGGCGGCGGAACTTTAACCGGGATGACTGAGTTAGTTAAGGAATTTGACTGTGAGGTGGCTGGTATGGCCGTACTTTGTGAGACTCGTTCTACTGAGCAGAAGGTGATCAAAGATTACCTGTCACTCATCGATATTGAGGAAGTGAACGTGGAACAGAAGATGATTAAGGTCCATCCAGGCAATTTCTTAATGAAGACGGACTGGGAGGTGTTCTAG
- a CDS encoding DUF3284 domain-containing protein, whose amino-acid sequence MRAKVVANVPAKYFFNKITESVIEDIKQQTGTVLSRSQLKDFSFDKKFANGQYGKLEVTDFKDDELYAYEMHSGKNAHKVSYRIKPLGEKKSELSYVEHVSGSSATVDLNNKLTGFILGWVRRKRLKQMGKKIEEFYQQTLANTESN is encoded by the coding sequence ATGAGGGCTAAAGTTGTAGCAAATGTACCTGCAAAGTACTTTTTTAACAAAATTACAGAATCGGTGATTGAGGATATTAAGCAGCAGACAGGTACTGTACTTTCGCGTTCACAATTAAAAGATTTCTCGTTCGACAAGAAATTTGCTAACGGGCAGTATGGTAAGCTCGAGGTGACCGACTTCAAGGATGACGAACTCTACGCATATGAGATGCACTCTGGTAAGAATGCGCATAAGGTTAGTTATCGAATCAAGCCCCTGGGTGAGAAGAAGTCAGAGCTATCTTACGTGGAGCACGTTAGTGGAAGTAGTGCTACCGTTGATTTGAACAACAAATTGACTGGCTTCATTCTCGGTTGGGTGCGCCGTAAGCGCCTGAAACAGATGGGTAAGAAGATAGAGGAATTCTACCAACAGACCCTTGCCAATACGGAATCTAACTAA
- the rpoE gene encoding DNA-directed RNA polymerase subunit delta → MGLEEFKNQKIEELSLIEVAHAILEERHERMAFVDLVNAIQNFLNTKDEEIRDRLPQFYTDLNIDGSFISLGDNVWGLRSWYSYESVDEEVNHPEDEEETPRKKNKKVNAFLADVDDDIIDYDADDPEDDDLTVDDDDEEDDDDFEKVAKDDVDDDEDEDELPDGIEGQLADLGEDDDDPDLGIDSDTDDEDEE, encoded by the coding sequence GTGGGATTAGAGGAATTTAAGAATCAAAAAATTGAAGAACTATCATTAATTGAAGTTGCTCATGCTATCTTGGAAGAACGCCATGAAAGAATGGCCTTCGTTGACCTAGTGAATGCAATTCAGAATTTCTTAAACACTAAAGACGAAGAAATTCGTGACCGTTTACCACAATTTTATACTGACTTAAATATCGATGGAAGTTTCATTTCCCTAGGGGATAATGTTTGGGGACTGCGGTCATGGTACTCATATGAATCCGTTGATGAAGAAGTTAATCATCCTGAGGATGAAGAAGAAACACCACGCAAGAAGAATAAAAAGGTTAATGCATTCTTGGCGGACGTTGATGATGACATCATTGACTATGATGCGGACGATCCAGAAGACGATGACCTCACAGTTGATGACGATGACGAAGAGGATGATGACGACTTCGAGAAAGTTGCAAAAGATGATGTCGACGACGATGAAGACGAAGACGAGTTACCTGATGGTATCGAAGGTCAGCTCGCTGATTTAGGCGAGGATGATGACGATCCTGATTTGGGGATTGATTCAGACACCGATGACGAAGATGAAGAATAA